The following are encoded together in the Malaya genurostris strain Urasoe2022 chromosome 3, Malgen_1.1, whole genome shotgun sequence genome:
- the LOC131434077 gene encoding putative gustatory receptor 28b: MRAKVGNISSQDSSEIYIAFQPLYYMAKVAGLWPQTLKRTSPGFSLPSITYQIALYCVIGICLFVNSDVVLWTKYMSQMNSNILQDGLQIHVISGLIMAIIMGMVNLLQHQKKWTLMESFGSINSILSKYFFVTIPYKNLKRWFYFLLVVQNSFLLIVILSYYYFLAYKLKIETKLLYVSYYIINMTSMAFTIDYVSFVISTRTRLQLVNRLLKQLLFDECDEKYSKLTATPTILKVERPKIEKYSSTSEINQFIDNVSNLHNKIGEIIILLNRIYSFQLMLNFCAMFLFLVFGLFASYKAFNAISISFKLLATANGFWIFYYLITMITIIYATSSTVNANFSIGDTVHRIIRMHQNTLSSCLVEKLSTFSLQLKMREITFSCGLFNFDWPLFASILAAVTMYLVFLIQFDVTPQTQTAL; the protein is encoded by the exons ATGAGGGCGAAAGTTGGAAACATATCGTCGCAAGATTCTAGCGAAATTTACATCGCGTTCCAGCcactttattatatggccaaaGTAGCTGGTCTCTGGCCTCAAACTTTAAAGCGGACATCACCTGGGTTTTCACTGCCCAGCATTACATACCAAATAGCTCTTTATTGTGTCATTGGAATTTGTCTCTTCGTTAATAGTGATGTTGTTCTTTGGACCAAGTATATGAGCCAGATGAACTCTAACATTTTACAGGATGGTCTTCAGATCCATGTGATTAGCGGTCTCATAATGG CGATCATCATGGGAATGGTTAACTTATTACAACACCAAAAAAAGTGGACCCTTATGGAATCATTTGGAAGCATAAATAGTAttctttccaaatattttttcgtaACAATTCCATATAAAAACTTAAAACG gTGGTTCTATTTTCTTCTAGTTGTACAGAACTCATTTTTGTTGATCGTGATATTGAGTTATTATTACTTTTTGGCGTATAAGTTGAAAATTGAAACGAAACTATTGTATGTTTCCTACTACATCATCAATATGACATCAATGGCGTTCACAATCGATTACGTCTCATTTGTGATCTCAACCCGTACCAGACTCCAGTTAGTGAATAGACTTTTAAAGCAGCTGTTATTTGATGAATGTGATGAAAAATATTCTAAATTAACTGCCACACCAACTATTTT GAAAGTAGAGAGaccaaaaattgaaaagtacTCATCTACGTCAGAAATAAATCAGTTCATAGATAACGTATCTAATCTACACAACAAAATTGGAGAAATTATAATTTTGCTGAACAGAATCTATTCCTTTCAGCTCATGTTAAACTTTTGCGCGATGTTTCTGTTCCTGGTGTTTGGATTGTTCGCTTCATACAA AGCCTTCAATGCCATTTCAATATCCTTCAAATTATTAGCAACGGCGAacggattttggattttttattatttaataacAATGATAACAATTATCTATGCAACATCAAGCACAGTTAACGCCAATTTTTCCATAGGAGATACAGTTCATCGAATCATTAGAATGCATCAAAACACATTAAGCAGCTGTCTAGTAGAAAAA CTCTCTACCTTCTCACTGCAATTAAAAATGAGAGAAATTACATTTTCTTGTGGATTGTTCAACTTCGACTGGCCACTGTTTGCTTCG ATTCTAGCTGCCGTTACAATGTACCTAGTGTTTttaatacaatttgatgtcacaCCTCAAACGCAAACTGCCCTTTAA